CAGGCCGGGTCGGCCGGTCCGCTGGAGGCGGGAGCACCCTGTTCGGTCACGGTGCGGGAGAGACCGGACGGAACGGCCGCCGTCTGCGTCTCGGACCCGGCCCGGGTGCTGACCTCGCTGACCGTGGTGTGGAACCGGCCCGTCGCGGCGGTGCTGACCCGGCCGTCGAGTCTGGTGTCGCAGGCCACCGGTGCGCAATTGCGGCTCGGCTTCGGCGACCTCACCACGGCGGCGGGTGCCGGCCAGGAGGTGGTGGTGCGGCTGGGATCGGCCACTTCGTCGACAGCGGTGGCGCAGGGCCGGGCCGGTATCAGAGGGGAGCCAAGCGTGACATAACGTGCCCTCCATGGATCAGGAGCACACAGCCGGGACCGGGGACGGCGACGGCGCAGGACGGCGGCGGTTCCTCGCGATCGCGACAGGTGCGGCAACCGCCGCCGGGCTCGGGGCCACGGCCGGCTGCGCCCACGGTGCCGCCGACGGAGCGGACGGCGGGACGGGCGGGGCGGCAACGGGCAAGAGCAAGGGCCCCACGCCCGGCGGACCGGCCGGATTCGACGTCAAGGCCGAGAACGCCAAGCCCGGGCATGCCGACTGGCACGTGGCCAAGGCCGGCCCGGCCAAGGCGATCGAGGGCTTCGCCGACAAGGTGAGCGTCCTGCCCGGCGAGTCCTTCGGCCTGCACGTGTCCACCACGGCGCCCCGGTTCACCGTCTCCGCCTACCGCATGGGCTGGTACGGCGGCGCCCGGGCCCGGCTGGTGTGGCGCTCCGAGGCCCTGCCCGGCGTACGGCAGCCCGAACACACGGTGGATTCCGCGACGCGGATGGTCCGCACCCGCTGGCCCCGTACCACCACCGTCGACACCAAGGAGTGGCCGGAAGGCTGCTACCTGCTGCGGCTCGACGCACAGGGCGGCGAGGGCCAGCGCTTCGTCCCGGTGACGGTGCGCTCGGCGGCGACGGCCGGCCGTACGGTGGTGGTGAACTCGGTGGCGACCTGGCAGGCGTACAACCGGTGGGGCGGATACGGCAGCTACGACGGGCCCAACGGCGCCTACGCCTCGCGCTCCCTCGCCGTCACGTTCGACCGGCCGTACGAGTACGACGACGGCGCCGGCCTGTTCCTGGTGTACGAGGCCCCGCTGCTCGCCCTCGCCGAGCGGCTCGGCATACCGCTGGCCTACACGACGACCACCGACGTGGCGCGGGAGAAGCGGCTGCTGGAAGGGGCCGCGGCGGTCCTCTCGCTCGGCCACGACGAGTACTGGTCGCCCGAGCAGCGGGCCCACTTCACCGCCGCCCGGGACGCCGGGACCAACATCGCGATCCTGGGGGCGAACTGCTGCTTCCGCCGGATCCGGCTGGAGCCCTCCGATCTCGGACCGGACCGCACGGTCGTCTGCTACAAGTCCTCCTACGACCAGGACCCCGGATTCAAGCGGGGCCACCCGGCTACGGTCGACTTCCGCTCGGCGCCCGGCGCCGACCCGGAGAGCTCGCTGCTCGGCGTGATCTACGACGGTTACCCGGTGGACGCCCCCTACGTGGTGACCCACCCCGGCCACTGGCTGTTCGAGGGCACCGGAGTCAAGGCGGACGACCACTTCCCGCACCTGGTGGGGGTGGAGTACGACAAGGTCAACACCGGTTTTCCGACGCCCCGGCCGATCGAGATCCTGGCCCACTCCCCCGTGGTGTGCGAGGGCCGGCCCAGCCACCAGGACACGGCGTACTACACGGCGGCGAGCGGCGCGGGCGTCTTCGCGACCGGGACCATGCGCTGGGTGGAGGCCCTGGACGCCACGGGCGACGGCCGCAGCGGGGCCAACCACGGCCTCGACGCGAAGGCGGGCGCGCTGACCACCCGTGTGACGGAGAACCTGCTGCGGATCTTCGCGGCGGGCCCGGCGGGGCGGACGCATCCCGCTCAGGACAACGTCAAGGAGGTGTACGGGGGTTCGCCATGACCGGATTGCGGTGGACTCGACCCGGAAGCGGCGTTTAGGATCGTGATCACGGCATCGCGTGTCGGTCACCGACCGGGTGAGGCATGGAGGCGCCCGTGATGTGCCTTGCGGAGGCATTCACTCATGTCAGTACAGCTCAACCACACGATCGTCCACTCCCGGAACCACCGGGAGGCCGCCGAGTTCCTGGCGGACATCCTCGGCCTCGAGGTCGGCACCGAGTGGGGCCCGTTCATCCCCGTCGAGACCGCGAACGGCGTCACCCTCGACTTCGCGACCGCCCCGGCCGAGTCCATCACCATCCAGCACTACGCGTTCCTCGTCTCCGAGGAGGAATTCGACGCGTCGTTCGGGAAGATCCGCGCAGGCGGGGTCCCGTACTTCGCCGACCCGTACATGAAGCAGCCCGGCGAGATCAACCACAACGACGGCGGCCGCGGCGTCTACTTCCTCGACCCGTCGGGCCACGGCATGGAGATCATCACCCGCCCCTACGGCTACGTGGAGCCCAAGGCCTAGCCACTTGCGATGAGAACGCCGTCGGGCCCGGCCCCTGTGGAGGGGACGGGCCCGACGGCGCGTACTGCTTGCAGGGGCGGCAGGATTCGAACCTGCGACATCTGGTTTTGGAGACCAGCGCTCTGACCAGCTGAGCTACACCCCTTCGGTGAGGCCAACTCTGACACGGAGCGCAGCGGAGATCCAAATGAATTCATGGGTGATGCGGGTGGAAGTTCGGCCCGCATGTCGGCGCCGGCAGTGCGAAGCCAGTCGATCAGGGACTCGTTTCCGCTGGTCAGAGCGATGTTCAGCGGGGTAGGGCGGCCGCGCCCGAGCCGGTCCACGTCCACCCCGTGAGACAGGGGGTACTGGGCGGTGGGGAGTTGACCCCCGTGGCAGGCGGACCGGAAGGCGCCGGCCGTGACGAGGGCGTCGGCCGCCTCCGCGTCGTCGCTGCCGGCGGACCAGTGCAGCGGGGACCCTGACGGGGTCCGCCGACCCCGACCCCGATCGGCTGGTCGCCGTACGGTTCCGGCTGGAGAACACCGGGACCGACGCGTACGAGGACTCCCCCGCCAAGTCCTCGCACCTTGTGGACTCCGACGGCCGGCGGTTCACCGGTTCCAACACCACGACCACCGCCGGTCCCGCGTTCCCGGACACCGTCACCCTGGCTCCCGGCGGCTCGGCGCTCGGCTTCGTCACCTTCCGGCTGCCGAACGACGCCGCCCTCGCCGCCGTCCAGTTCGCGCTGAATTCCGGCCTCGCCGACGACGTCGGCCACTGAAGCCTCCCCTGAGGCCTGTCGGCCCGAGTTGCGGACGCCCCCTTGACCGCTCTGGTCCAGACCAATAGTTTCCGGCATGCACCGCGCACGCGTCCCCGCACCGCTCCCGCATCCGCAAAGGAAGCCCATGCGCCGCAGCATGCTCGGCAGACTGGCCGTCGCCGCCTGTTCCCTCTCCCTGCTCACCGCCCTCGCGCCGTCCGCTGCCGCGCAGGGCGACGGCGGTCACGACCGCTCGTACAAGCGGGTCGGGTACTTCACCCAATGGGGCGTCTACGGACGGGACTTCCAGGTCCAGGACCTCGAGACGAGCGGCACCGCCGGCAAGCTCACCCACATCAACTACGCCTTCGGCAACATCAGCGCGGAGGGCAAGTGCTTCACCGGCAACGTGCCGGGCGAGGCCGACGCCTGGGCCGACTACGTGCGCCCGCTCGACGCCGCGAACTCCGTCGACGGGGTCGCCGACAGCGCCGAGCAGCCGCTGGCCGGGAACTTCAACCAGCTGCGCGAGCTCAAGGCCAAGCACCCGGGCCTCAAGGTCCTGCTCTCGCTGGGCGGTTGGAGCTGGTCCACGCACTTCTCGGACGCCGCGCTCACTCCCGCTTCCCGCAAGGCCCTCGTACAGTCCTGCATCGACCTCTACATCAAGGGCAATCTGCCGCAGGACGGCGCCCGCGGCGGCGCGGGGGCGGCGGCCGGCGTCTTCGACGGGATCGACCTCGACTGGGAGTGGCCCGGCTCGGCCGGTGACACGGACACGAAGTTCCGGCCGGAGGACAAGCAGAACTTCACGGCCCTGGTGAAGGAGTTCCGTACGCAGCTCGACGCGTACGCACGCAGCCAGAAGCGGAAGGAGACGTACGAGCTGACGGCGTTCGTCCCGACCGCCCCCGCCAAGATCGACGCGGGCTTCGACGTCCGCCGCATCATGCGCGACCTCGACTTCGTGACCCTCCAGGGCTACGACTTCCACGTATCCGGCGAGGGAACCACCGCCCAGCAGTCCGCGCTCCGCGCCCGCGGCGACTTCAGCGTGGACGGCACGGTGGAGGCCTGGCGCCACCGCGGGGCGCCGGCGCACAAGCTGGTGATGGGCATGCCGTTCTACGGGCAGGGCTGGACCGGTGTCAGCGGCGGCGGGGACGGCATGGGGCAGCCGGCGACGGGCCCGGCGCCGGCGACCTGGGCGGCCGGGTACGAGGACTACAAGGCGCTGGAGAAGCTCGCCGGTTCGGGCGCGTACAAGGTGTACCGCGACCGGCGCGGCGGCCACGCCTGGCTGTTCGACGGCAGCACGCTGTGGACGTACGACGACCCGCAGGTGCTGCGGACCAAGGCGGAGTACGTCCGCGAGAACGGCCTGGGCGGCGCGATGTTCTGGTCGCTGGACGCGGACACCGCCGACGGCGAGCTGATGACGGCCGTCGACCGGGGCCTGCACGGCCGCTGACCGGCTGACCCCCTAACCGGCTGACCGGCAGACCGGCAGACCGGCCGATCGGCCACGAGACCGGCGCCGCCGGGCCGCGGAAAACGACCCGGCCCGGCGGCGCCCCACCACGTACGCTCCCCGCCATGAGGAACACGACGGTACGGGCGGTCAACCGACTCACCACGCGCTGGGCGCGGCAGGCGGTGACGGGCGAGAAGGGCACCGTCCTCACCGCGGCCGGGGTATGGCCCCTGCTGGCCTTCCTCGCCGACGGCGCGGGCGGCCCGGCCCGCGCCGAACTCGCCGAAGCCCTGGGCATACCGGCCGGGTCCGCGACCGCGGCCGCCCGGGAGCTGCTGACCGGCCTGGCCGGCGTACGGGGCCTCCAGGCGGCCACCGGGCTCTGGACCAGGGCGGATCTCCCCCTGTACGAATCCTGGCTGACGGGACTCCCGGACGGCGCCCGCTCCGCCCTGACCGGCGACGAGGACACCGACCGCAAGGCCCTCGACGGATGGGCGGCGGACCGGACCGGCGGGCTGATCGAGCAGATGCCCGCCCCGCTGAACGAGGACACCCGGCTGGTCCTCGCCTCGGCGCTCGCGCTGCGGCTGAAGTGGATCCAGCCCTTCCGAACCGGATGCGCCGATCTGTCCGAGGGCCCGTGGGCCGGGCGGTCGGCGCTCGCGCTGTACCGCAGCACCTCCCTCCTGGACCGCGTCCGCGTGGCGCACACACCGACCGGCCCGGTGACGCTGCTCGAAGTGGTCGGCGACGGCGGGGTGGACGTCCACCTGGTGCTGGGCGAGCCCGACACCGACCCGGGGGAGGTCCTCGCCGCCGGCGCCGCCGCCGTCACCCGGGCCGTGCCGTCGACGGGCGCGAGCCTGCTGCCCGAGGGAAACCCGGGGCCGGGGCTGCGCATCGGGACGGTCCGGTCGACGGATCGTGAACCCCGCCTGCACGTCAAGACGGTGGCCTTCGATGTCGGCGCGGACCACGATCTCCTCGCCCACGCCCGGCTGTTCGGCCTGCACACAGCCACGGACACGCGGTCCGGGCATTTCCCCGGGATCGGCCCCGAACCCCTGGCCATCGGATCGGCCCGGCAGTCGGCGATGGCCCGCTTCCACGCCGAAGGCTTCGAAGCCACCGCCGTGACCGCCGTCGCTCTGGCCGCGGGCTGCGCCCTCCCCCGCTACCGGTACCGGGTCCGCCAGGCCGAGGTCACCTTCCACCGGCCCTTCGGCTTCCTCGCCGTCCACCGCACCTCCCGCCTGGTGCTCGCCGCGGGGTGGGTCGCCGAGCCGGTTACCCTCACGCCATGACCTCCGAAACGATCACCGCGGCAGCTTCCGGCACCTGGCGGCTCGGCGACCTCTCCGTCCGCCGCATCGGCTTCGGCGCCATGCGCCTGACCCATCTCGCCGACGGCTCCCCCAGCGACCGTGAGCGGGTGACTTCCGTACTGCGCCGGGCCGTCGAGCTCGGCGTGAACCACATCGACACCGCTGCCTTCTACTTCTCTGCGCTGCGCTCCGCCAACGAGCTGATCAACCGGGCCCTGGCCCCGTACGCCGACGACCTCGTCATCACCACCAAGGTGGGGCCGGGCCGGGACTTCGCCGGGGAGTGGTGGTGGTCCACCCCCGAGCAGCTGCGCGGGCAGGTCGAGGAGAACCTGCGCCAGCTGGGCCGGGACCACCTCGACGTGGTCAACCTGCGTGTACCGCGGCGCGAGACGACCGGTTCGATCGCCGAGCACTTCGGCGCCCTCGCCGAGCTGCGTACGGCCGGGCTCGTCCGCCACCTCGGCCTGTCCAACGTGCAGCCCGAACACCTCGCCGAGGCGCAGGCCATCGCGCCGGTCGTGTGCGTGCAGAACCCGTACGGGATCGGCTCCCCGGCCGAGGACCACGCCTTCCTCGACGCGTGCGGGCAGCAGGGCATCGCCTTCGTGCCGTTCTTCGCCATCGCCGGCGCGGGCAAGGAGGCCGGGGTGGTCGCGGAGGAGGCCGAGCAGGTACGGACCGCAGCCAAGGCCCACGGCGTGTCGACCGCGCAGCTGCGGCTCGCCTGGACCCTGAACCGCGGTCCGCACGTCCTGGCCATCCCGGGCACCGGGAACCCCGACCACCTGGTCGAGAACATCGCCACCGGGGCGCTGCGGCTGTCCCCGGAGGAGATGGCGCTACTCGAAACTGCCTAGCAGGCGGGCGGCGGCAGGTCTGCCGTTTCGGCGGCCAGGGCTGCCGTTTCGGGGAACGTGGGGACGCGCCCGGTGCCGCCGCGGCCGGACACCGAGAGGGAGGCGGCCGCCATGCCGTACGCGACGGCGTCGGCAAGGCGGTCGCCCAGGGCGAGCCGGGCCGTGGCGGTGCCGGTGAAGCAGTCCCCGGCCCCGGTCGCGTCGACCGGGGCCGGGTTGACGGGTACGGGGTGGTGTTCCGCCCGCGTGCCGTCGTCGAGCAGGAGCCGCCCGGCGCCCGCGGTGACGACGACCGTACGGGCGCCCAGGGCCCGGTAGCGGGCGGCGGCGGTGCGCGGATCGCCGGTGCCGACCAGGGCCTGCGCGTCGGCCGGGCAGGAGGTCTTGAGCAGCCCGGTCAGCGGGGCGATACGGGCCAGCAGTTCGCGGGCCTCGGCCCGACCGGTCAGGCGGGAGCGGAAGTTGGGGTCGTACGAGACGTGCCCGCCGGCGTCGTGCACGGCTTCGGCGGCGGCCACCACCGCGTCCCGGCTGCTCGGGGACAGCGCGCCGGTGATCCCGCTGGTGACGAGGGCCTTCGCGCCGGTCAGCAGGTCCCGCCAGGACTCGATGTGCCGGGTGGAGAGGGTCGAACCGGCGCTGTGGGTGCGCCAGTAGACGAAGGCCCGGTCGCCCTCGGTGTCGGAGCCGAGCAGGTAGGCGCCGTTGGGGCGCGGGGCGCGGCGTACGTGGGAGACGTCCACGCCGAGCTCGGCGGCGCGGTGCAGCAGCGGAACGCTGAGCTCGTCGTCGCCGACGACGGCGAGCAGGGCGGTCCGGGCCCCGGCGGCCGCGGCGGCG
The Streptomyces sp. NBC_01296 DNA segment above includes these coding regions:
- a CDS encoding PfkB family carbohydrate kinase, with protein sequence MAPAPRTGYDVLVLGEVLVEIHADTALSEAADGTGARISYSGDALNAAAAAAAAGARTALLAVVGDDELSVPLLHRAAELGVDVSHVRRAPRPNGAYLLGSDTEGDRAFVYWRTHSAGSTLSTRHIESWRDLLTGAKALVTSGITGALSPSSRDAVVAAAEAVHDAGGHVSYDPNFRSRLTGRAEARELLARIAPLTGLLKTSCPADAQALVGTGDPRTAAARYRALGARTVVVTAGAGRLLLDDGTRAEHHPVPVNPAPVDATGAGDCFTGTATARLALGDRLADAVAYGMAAASLSVSGRGGTGRVPTFPETAALAAETADLPPPAC
- a CDS encoding DUF4352 domain-containing protein; translation: MVAVRFRLENTGTDAYEDSPAKSSHLVDSDGRRFTGSNTTTTAGPAFPDTVTLAPGGSALGFVTFRLPNDAALAAVQFALNSGLADDVGH
- a CDS encoding aldo/keto reductase; the protein is MTSETITAAASGTWRLGDLSVRRIGFGAMRLTHLADGSPSDRERVTSVLRRAVELGVNHIDTAAFYFSALRSANELINRALAPYADDLVITTKVGPGRDFAGEWWWSTPEQLRGQVEENLRQLGRDHLDVVNLRVPRRETTGSIAEHFGALAELRTAGLVRHLGLSNVQPEHLAEAQAIAPVVCVQNPYGIGSPAEDHAFLDACGQQGIAFVPFFAIAGAGKEAGVVAEEAEQVRTAAKAHGVSTAQLRLAWTLNRGPHVLAIPGTGNPDHLVENIATGALRLSPEEMALLETA
- a CDS encoding VOC family protein, with amino-acid sequence MSVQLNHTIVHSRNHREAAEFLADILGLEVGTEWGPFIPVETANGVTLDFATAPAESITIQHYAFLVSEEEFDASFGKIRAGGVPYFADPYMKQPGEINHNDGGRGVYFLDPSGHGMEIITRPYGYVEPKA
- a CDS encoding N,N-dimethylformamidase beta subunit family domain-containing protein; translated protein: MDQEHTAGTGDGDGAGRRRFLAIATGAATAAGLGATAGCAHGAADGADGGTGGAATGKSKGPTPGGPAGFDVKAENAKPGHADWHVAKAGPAKAIEGFADKVSVLPGESFGLHVSTTAPRFTVSAYRMGWYGGARARLVWRSEALPGVRQPEHTVDSATRMVRTRWPRTTTVDTKEWPEGCYLLRLDAQGGEGQRFVPVTVRSAATAGRTVVVNSVATWQAYNRWGGYGSYDGPNGAYASRSLAVTFDRPYEYDDGAGLFLVYEAPLLALAERLGIPLAYTTTTDVAREKRLLEGAAAVLSLGHDEYWSPEQRAHFTAARDAGTNIAILGANCCFRRIRLEPSDLGPDRTVVCYKSSYDQDPGFKRGHPATVDFRSAPGADPESSLLGVIYDGYPVDAPYVVTHPGHWLFEGTGVKADDHFPHLVGVEYDKVNTGFPTPRPIEILAHSPVVCEGRPSHQDTAYYTAASGAGVFATGTMRWVEALDATGDGRSGANHGLDAKAGALTTRVTENLLRIFAAGPAGRTHPAQDNVKEVYGGSP
- a CDS encoding glycoside hydrolase family 18 protein — translated: MRRSMLGRLAVAACSLSLLTALAPSAAAQGDGGHDRSYKRVGYFTQWGVYGRDFQVQDLETSGTAGKLTHINYAFGNISAEGKCFTGNVPGEADAWADYVRPLDAANSVDGVADSAEQPLAGNFNQLRELKAKHPGLKVLLSLGGWSWSTHFSDAALTPASRKALVQSCIDLYIKGNLPQDGARGGAGAAAGVFDGIDLDWEWPGSAGDTDTKFRPEDKQNFTALVKEFRTQLDAYARSQKRKETYELTAFVPTAPAKIDAGFDVRRIMRDLDFVTLQGYDFHVSGEGTTAQQSALRARGDFSVDGTVEAWRHRGAPAHKLVMGMPFYGQGWTGVSGGGDGMGQPATGPAPATWAAGYEDYKALEKLAGSGAYKVYRDRRGGHAWLFDGSTLWTYDDPQVLRTKAEYVRENGLGGAMFWSLDADTADGELMTAVDRGLHGR
- a CDS encoding serpin family protein — its product is MRNTTVRAVNRLTTRWARQAVTGEKGTVLTAAGVWPLLAFLADGAGGPARAELAEALGIPAGSATAAARELLTGLAGVRGLQAATGLWTRADLPLYESWLTGLPDGARSALTGDEDTDRKALDGWAADRTGGLIEQMPAPLNEDTRLVLASALALRLKWIQPFRTGCADLSEGPWAGRSALALYRSTSLLDRVRVAHTPTGPVTLLEVVGDGGVDVHLVLGEPDTDPGEVLAAGAAAVTRAVPSTGASLLPEGNPGPGLRIGTVRSTDREPRLHVKTVAFDVGADHDLLAHARLFGLHTATDTRSGHFPGIGPEPLAIGSARQSAMARFHAEGFEATAVTAVALAAGCALPRYRYRVRQAEVTFHRPFGFLAVHRTSRLVLAAGWVAEPVTLTP